A stretch of Bradyrhizobium diazoefficiens DNA encodes these proteins:
- a CDS encoding efflux RND transporter periplasmic adaptor subunit — MTGPDGNEQFVKTRDFVQPRPYAKPYTIAGMLVAAFALTGCGQPTSQAAAPPPPPVTVAQPVKRTVTDWDEFTGRFEAVEEVQVRPRVGGFVNSVEFQDGAIVHQGDLLYVIDPRPFEAVAEQADGQLSDARAKVELAKRELDRGLNLVQTSAVSEQVVDQRRQALQAAHAAETQAEGALKAARLNIEFTHVTAPLTGRVSRHLVSPGNLVQGSDTGTSTLLTSIVSLDPIYVYFDMDETTFIKYSKLWFEGKRPSSRDTANPVQVTLAGETKPSHDGAINFLDNRLDVSTGTLRSRAVVKNTDLSILPGQFGRVRLIGSAPYEALLIPDVAVATDQSRKIVFVVKPDNTVEARPVVLGPLDDGLRVIREGLKAEDRVIVNGIQRARVGAKVAPSPAQAPAGAKVGAKPGDKS, encoded by the coding sequence ATGACTGGACCGGACGGAAACGAGCAATTTGTCAAAACGCGCGATTTCGTTCAGCCCAGGCCTTATGCCAAGCCTTACACCATAGCCGGCATGCTCGTAGCCGCCTTCGCTCTCACCGGTTGCGGCCAACCGACCTCGCAAGCGGCCGCGCCGCCGCCCCCGCCGGTGACCGTTGCCCAGCCGGTCAAGCGCACAGTCACCGATTGGGACGAGTTCACTGGCCGCTTCGAGGCTGTCGAGGAGGTCCAGGTGCGTCCCCGCGTCGGCGGCTTCGTCAACTCCGTCGAGTTCCAGGACGGTGCGATCGTGCATCAGGGCGATCTGCTCTACGTGATCGACCCGCGCCCGTTCGAGGCGGTGGCCGAGCAGGCGGACGGCCAGCTCTCCGACGCCCGGGCCAAGGTGGAGCTTGCCAAGCGCGAGCTCGATCGCGGCCTGAACCTGGTCCAGACCAGTGCGGTGTCCGAACAGGTTGTCGACCAGCGCCGTCAGGCCTTGCAGGCCGCGCACGCCGCCGAGACTCAGGCTGAGGGCGCGCTGAAGGCCGCCCGGCTCAACATCGAGTTCACCCATGTCACCGCGCCGCTCACCGGCCGCGTCAGCCGCCATCTCGTCAGCCCCGGCAATCTCGTGCAGGGCAGCGACACCGGCACGTCGACGTTGCTCACCTCGATCGTCTCGCTCGATCCGATCTACGTCTATTTCGACATGGATGAGACCACCTTCATCAAATACAGCAAGCTGTGGTTCGAGGGTAAGCGCCCGAGTTCGCGCGACACCGCGAACCCGGTGCAGGTGACGCTGGCCGGCGAGACAAAACCGTCGCATGACGGCGCCATCAACTTCCTCGACAACCGTCTCGATGTCTCCACGGGCACGCTGCGCAGCCGCGCCGTCGTCAAGAACACCGATCTCTCAATCCTGCCTGGCCAGTTCGGCCGCGTCCGTCTGATCGGCAGTGCGCCGTACGAGGCGCTCTTGATCCCCGACGTTGCCGTCGCGACCGACCAGTCACGCAAGATCGTCTTCGTGGTGAAACCTGACAACACTGTGGAGGCGCGGCCCGTCGTGCTCGGGCCGCTCGACGACGGCCTGCGCGTGATCCGCGAAGGGCTGAAGGCCGAGGACCGCGTCATCGTCAACGGCATCCAGCGCGCCCGCGTCGGCGCGAAGGTCGCCCCGTCTCCTGCGCAAGCGCCGGCCGGCGCCAAGGTCGGTGCCAAGCCTGGTGACAAGTCATGA
- a CDS encoding iron-containing alcohol dehydrogenase — protein sequence MHQGRVVYGAIEEVVFGHPAADAIVAQMDRLGTRRAFLMVSGTLNRQTDEIAKIVQALGPRCAGLFDAMPAHTPREAVIAATNAARKSGADLIVTVGGGSITDGAKAVQLCLANGIDEIDGIERIRVHKGVAPEMTPPTVRQISVPTTIAGGEFSSIAGVTDRSTHVKQMLRHPLTVPRATILDPAITVHTPEWLFLSTGIRAIDHCVEAICSRETHPYADAQSVKGLAMLADALPRVKADPTDLDARMDAQIGTWLSMGALAAGVPMGASHGIGYVLGAAFEVPHGYTSCVMLPAVMRWNARDNPERQMIVAAAMGFPGHDAADVLDAFIRSLGMPRSLAEVRVSPEHFDAIAEQAMCTPWVPHNPRKIESPAQLREILLLAA from the coding sequence GTGCATCAGGGACGTGTCGTTTACGGCGCGATCGAGGAGGTCGTGTTCGGCCATCCGGCGGCCGACGCCATCGTCGCGCAGATGGACCGGCTGGGGACCCGGCGCGCCTTCCTGATGGTATCAGGCACGCTCAACCGCCAGACCGACGAAATCGCGAAGATCGTCCAGGCGCTGGGCCCGCGCTGCGCCGGCCTGTTCGATGCGATGCCGGCACACACGCCGCGCGAGGCGGTGATCGCGGCCACCAATGCCGCGCGCAAGTCCGGCGCCGATCTGATCGTCACGGTCGGCGGCGGCTCGATCACGGACGGCGCCAAGGCGGTGCAGCTTTGTCTTGCCAACGGCATCGACGAGATCGACGGCATCGAACGCATCCGCGTGCACAAGGGCGTCGCGCCGGAGATGACGCCGCCGACGGTGCGCCAGATCAGCGTGCCGACCACGATTGCCGGCGGCGAGTTCTCATCGATCGCGGGCGTGACCGACCGCAGCACGCATGTGAAGCAGATGCTGCGGCATCCGCTGACGGTGCCGCGTGCGACCATCCTTGATCCCGCCATCACCGTGCACACGCCGGAATGGCTGTTTCTGTCCACCGGCATCCGCGCCATCGACCATTGCGTCGAGGCAATCTGCTCGCGGGAGACGCACCCTTACGCCGACGCGCAATCGGTGAAGGGCCTCGCCATGCTCGCCGACGCGTTGCCGCGGGTGAAGGCTGATCCAACCGATCTCGACGCCCGCATGGATGCGCAGATCGGCACCTGGCTGTCGATGGGTGCGCTCGCGGCCGGCGTGCCGATGGGGGCGAGCCACGGCATCGGCTATGTGCTGGGGGCGGCCTTCGAGGTACCGCATGGCTACACCTCCTGCGTCATGCTGCCGGCGGTGATGCGCTGGAACGCGCGCGACAATCCCGAGCGGCAGATGATCGTCGCAGCCGCGATGGGTTTTCCCGGCCATGACGCGGCCGACGTGCTCGATGCCTTCATCCGCTCGCTCGGCATGCCGCGCAGCCTCGCTGAGGTGCGCGTGTCGCCCGAGCATTTCGACGCCATCGCCGAACAGGCGATGTGCACGCCCTGGGTGCCGCACAATCCACGCAAGATCGAGAGCCCAGCGCAGTTGCGCGAAATCCTGCTTCTCGCCGCATAA
- a CDS encoding AMP-binding protein, giving the protein MYPGQHARLRPLQPAFIMAATGETITYRELDARSNRLAHLFRKQGLKRFDHYSIFMENNSRYLEACGAGERSGLYYTCINSFLTAGELAYLLVNSQSKILITSVAKLDIAREAIQACPDVKLCIVADGPGESDRIVGLAEVTANLPKTPIADEWLGTSMLYSSGTTGRPKGIIRPLPEEPPTHNLPLFDFLAKLWHYREGMVYLSPAPLYHSAPQAAVNLTIRTGGTVVIMETFDPERYLQLVQQWGITHSQLVPTMFSRMLKLPEEVRKRYDLSSLEIAVHAAAPCPALVKDDIIKWWGPIIHEYYGATEGLGFTACNSEEWLSHRGTVGKVLLGDLHILDEDMKPCPTGTPGQVWFKTGSPFEYFNDPEKTKEARSADGSMSTVGDVGYVDEDRFLYLTDRATFMIISGGVNIYPQECENLLITHPKVADAAVFGVPNPDLGEEVKAVVQPMPGVMPGEALAEELIAFCRASLSRQKVPRSVDFEKELPRLPTGKLYKRLLRDRYWGNKTSRIV; this is encoded by the coding sequence ATGTATCCAGGTCAGCATGCCCGTCTACGCCCGCTGCAACCCGCCTTCATCATGGCGGCGACAGGCGAGACCATCACCTATCGCGAGCTCGATGCGCGCAGCAACCGGCTGGCGCATCTGTTTCGCAAGCAGGGCCTCAAGCGGTTCGACCATTATTCGATCTTCATGGAAAACAATTCCCGCTATCTCGAAGCCTGCGGCGCGGGCGAGCGCTCGGGGCTATACTACACCTGCATCAACTCCTTCCTCACCGCGGGCGAACTCGCCTACCTCCTCGTCAACAGCCAGTCGAAGATCTTGATCACGTCGGTGGCCAAGCTTGACATTGCCCGCGAGGCGATCCAGGCCTGTCCGGACGTCAAGCTCTGCATCGTCGCCGACGGCCCCGGCGAGAGTGACCGCATCGTCGGGCTTGCCGAGGTGACCGCTAATCTGCCGAAGACCCCAATTGCGGATGAGTGGCTCGGCACCTCCATGCTCTATTCGTCGGGCACGACAGGACGCCCCAAGGGCATTATCCGGCCGCTTCCGGAGGAACCGCCAACGCACAATCTGCCGCTGTTCGATTTCCTCGCAAAGCTTTGGCACTACCGCGAAGGCATGGTCTATCTGTCGCCAGCCCCGCTCTATCATTCGGCACCGCAAGCCGCGGTCAATCTCACGATCCGCACAGGCGGCACCGTGGTCATCATGGAAACGTTCGATCCCGAGCGCTATCTCCAGCTCGTGCAGCAATGGGGCATCACCCATAGCCAACTCGTGCCGACGATGTTCTCGCGGATGCTGAAGCTGCCAGAGGAGGTGCGCAAGCGCTACGATTTGTCCTCGCTCGAGATCGCGGTCCACGCCGCCGCGCCCTGCCCCGCGCTGGTCAAGGACGACATCATCAAATGGTGGGGCCCGATCATCCACGAATATTACGGCGCCACCGAAGGCCTCGGCTTCACCGCCTGCAACAGCGAGGAATGGCTTAGCCACCGCGGCACCGTCGGCAAGGTGCTGCTCGGCGATCTCCACATTCTCGACGAAGACATGAAACCATGCCCGACCGGCACGCCGGGCCAGGTCTGGTTCAAGACGGGATCGCCGTTCGAATATTTCAACGATCCGGAGAAGACCAAGGAAGCCCGCTCGGCCGACGGCAGCATGAGCACGGTCGGCGATGTCGGCTATGTCGACGAGGACCGCTTCCTCTATCTCACCGACCGCGCCACCTTCATGATTATCTCTGGTGGTGTGAACATCTACCCGCAGGAATGCGAGAATTTGCTGATCACCCACCCGAAAGTCGCTGACGCCGCGGTATTCGGCGTGCCCAATCCCGATCTCGGCGAAGAGGTCAAGGCGGTGGTGCAGCCGATGCCGGGCGTGATGCCCGGCGAGGCACTTGCCGAAGAGCTGATCGCGTTCTGCCGGGCGTCGCTATCGCGGCAAAAGGTCCCGCGCTCGGTCGACTTCGAGAAGGAATTGCCGAGGTTGCCAACGGGGAAGCTGTACAAGCGACTGCTGCGGGACCGGTATTGGGGGAATAAGACGTCGAGGATTGTGTGA
- a CDS encoding ABC transporter substrate-binding protein — translation MRSVRALAAMVALSLLAFSTVSFAGEPKQGGILRMYHRDSPANASILEGATYSVNVPFMGVFNNLVIYDQHIAQNSPDTLRPELAESWSWSSDNKKLTFKLRQGVKWHDGKPFTSADVKCTFDLLMGKSQQKLRQNPRKSWYSEVNDVTPNGDFEVSFDLKRPQPSLLAMLASGYTPIYPCHVSPADMRTHPIGTGPFKFVEFKANESIKLTRNPDYWRKGRPYLDGIEYTIIPNRSTAILAFVAGKFDMTFPTHITIPLLKDIKSQAPNAVCVVEPTNVSTNIIVNSASPPFDNIDIRRAMAMALDRKAFVDILFEGQADIGGTMLPPPQGIWGMPKDKLETIPGYGPDVNANREEAKKLMQKAGYGPDKHLAVKISTRNLAEYRDPAVILIDQLKSIYIDGALDVVETANWFPKVARKDYMLGLNLTGNSVDDPDQSFYENYSCGSERNYTNYCNKEIEKLFDVQSQEIDTNKRKQLVWDIDKKLQEDVARPIIFHARAGTCWQPYVKGITIMSNSSYNGFRDEDVWLDK, via the coding sequence ATGCGGAGCGTACGAGCGCTCGCCGCGATGGTGGCGCTATCTTTGCTGGCGTTTTCGACCGTTTCATTCGCCGGTGAGCCCAAGCAGGGCGGAATCCTGCGGATGTATCACCGCGACAGCCCGGCGAACGCGTCGATCCTCGAGGGAGCGACCTACTCGGTCAACGTGCCCTTCATGGGGGTGTTCAACAATCTCGTCATTTACGATCAACACATCGCGCAGAACAGTCCTGACACCCTCAGGCCTGAGCTGGCCGAGAGCTGGTCGTGGAGCAGCGACAATAAGAAACTGACGTTCAAACTCCGCCAAGGCGTCAAATGGCATGACGGCAAGCCGTTCACGTCAGCCGACGTGAAGTGCACGTTCGATCTCCTGATGGGCAAATCGCAGCAGAAACTGCGACAGAATCCGCGCAAGTCCTGGTACAGCGAAGTCAACGACGTCACGCCCAACGGCGATTTCGAAGTCTCCTTCGACCTGAAGCGGCCGCAACCCTCGCTGCTGGCGATGCTCGCCTCCGGCTATACGCCGATCTATCCTTGTCACGTCTCTCCGGCGGACATGCGCACCCATCCGATCGGGACCGGCCCGTTCAAATTCGTCGAGTTCAAGGCCAATGAGTCGATCAAGCTGACCCGCAATCCTGACTATTGGCGGAAGGGCCGGCCCTATCTCGACGGCATCGAGTACACGATCATCCCGAACCGCTCGACCGCGATCCTCGCCTTTGTCGCCGGCAAGTTCGACATGACGTTCCCGACGCACATCACCATTCCACTCCTGAAGGACATCAAATCGCAGGCGCCGAACGCGGTCTGCGTCGTCGAGCCGACCAACGTCTCGACCAATATCATCGTCAATTCGGCCTCCCCGCCGTTCGACAACATCGATATTCGCCGGGCGATGGCAATGGCGCTCGACCGCAAGGCCTTCGTCGACATCCTGTTCGAAGGCCAGGCAGATATCGGTGGCACGATGCTGCCGCCGCCACAGGGTATCTGGGGCATGCCCAAGGACAAACTTGAAACCATTCCGGGCTACGGCCCGGACGTGAACGCAAACCGGGAGGAAGCAAAGAAGCTGATGCAGAAGGCGGGCTACGGCCCCGACAAGCATCTCGCGGTGAAGATTTCGACGCGCAATCTCGCGGAATATCGCGATCCCGCCGTGATCCTGATCGACCAGCTCAAAAGCATCTATATCGATGGCGCACTCGACGTGGTGGAAACCGCGAACTGGTTCCCGAAAGTCGCGCGCAAGGACTACATGCTCGGCCTCAATTTGACTGGCAATTCGGTCGACGATCCCGACCAGTCTTTCTACGAGAACTATTCCTGCGGCTCGGAACGGAACTACACCAACTATTGCAACAAGGAGATCGAGAAGCTGTTCGACGTACAATCGCAGGAGATCGACACCAACAAGCGCAAGCAACTGGTCTGGGACATCGACAAGAAGCTGCAGGAGGATGTCGCCCGTCCGATTATTTTCCATGCGCGGGCCGGCACGTGCTGGCAGCCCTATGTCAAGGGAATCACGATCATGTCGAACAGCTCCTATAATGGCTTTCGCGACGAGGACGTGTGGCTCGACAAGTAG
- a CDS encoding ABC transporter permease yields the protein MFAYLVRRLFLMVVTLFGISIVIFFLLRIVPGNIVDILFAAAGYVDPADKVNLEKELGIDQLLILQYWHWISGFLRGDFGYSYVSEKPALQEILPRIPITARLAGLALLFSASIGIPLGVISAVKQGTRLDYALRVVSLSGLSLPSFWLGLLVLTASVAMFGEIPLFNPTPQSFGEAFATYCIPAMVVGFRSSALTMRITRSSMLEVLRQDYIRTARAKGASDAAVNYHHALKNAILPVITVIGIEAAFLIGGLIVTETVFNIPGVARFLVEAIRWRDYPIVQNLVMLIAIVVVSANFIVDMLYAVFDPRIRYTD from the coding sequence ATGTTTGCCTATCTGGTGCGGCGCCTGTTCCTGATGGTCGTGACCCTGTTCGGGATCTCGATCGTCATCTTCTTCCTGTTGCGCATCGTGCCCGGCAACATCGTCGACATCCTGTTCGCTGCGGCCGGCTATGTCGATCCCGCCGACAAGGTCAATCTGGAGAAGGAGCTCGGCATCGACCAGCTGCTGATCCTGCAATACTGGCACTGGATCAGCGGCTTTCTGCGCGGCGACTTCGGCTATTCCTACGTGTCCGAGAAGCCCGCGCTGCAGGAGATCCTGCCGCGGATTCCGATCACGGCGCGGCTTGCCGGGCTGGCGCTGCTGTTCTCGGCGTCGATCGGCATTCCGCTCGGCGTCATCAGCGCGGTGAAGCAAGGAACGAGGCTGGACTATGCGCTACGCGTGGTCAGCCTCAGCGGATTGTCGCTGCCGTCATTCTGGCTGGGACTGCTGGTCCTCACGGCATCGGTGGCGATGTTCGGCGAGATACCGCTGTTCAATCCGACCCCCCAGAGCTTTGGCGAGGCGTTTGCAACCTATTGCATCCCGGCGATGGTGGTCGGCTTCCGCAGCTCGGCGCTGACCATGCGCATCACGCGCTCCTCGATGCTGGAAGTGCTGCGGCAGGATTACATCCGCACCGCCCGCGCCAAAGGCGCCTCCGACGCCGCCGTGAACTATCATCACGCGCTGAAGAACGCGATCTTGCCCGTGATCACCGTGATCGGCATCGAGGCGGCGTTCCTGATCGGCGGCCTGATCGTCACCGAGACCGTGTTCAACATTCCCGGCGTTGCGCGCTTCCTGGTCGAGGCGATCCGCTGGCGCGATTATCCGATCGTGCAGAACCTTGTCATGCTGATTGCCATCGTGGTGGTCAGCGCGAATTTCATCGTCGACATGCTCTATGCCGTGTTCGATCCGCGCATCCGATATACGGACTAG
- a CDS encoding ABC transporter permease, which produces MAAIDYDVELRRAGAHATGGWRRVLFLAQRHVLGATGLVIMITFVFTAIFADFIARYDPLTIDSAGALARPSLAHWMGTDSFGRDVFSRIIHGARISLAVGIGSTALGGSIGVVVGLTSGYLSGWVDLVFQRVSDILQALPLLVLALIMTAALGPSLPNVILAIAIPLIPTVSRVVRANTLALREQPFVEAAKSIGMSEVRIALRHVLPNTLAPLIVLATAQLGSTILTEASLSFLGLGIPEPYPSWGRMLSESAAEYVRTAPWLVIFPGIAISLAVFGANLFGDALRDILDPRQRG; this is translated from the coding sequence TTGGCCGCAATCGACTATGACGTCGAACTGAGACGCGCCGGCGCGCACGCGACCGGCGGCTGGCGGCGCGTGCTGTTCCTGGCGCAGCGGCATGTGCTGGGCGCGACCGGACTCGTCATCATGATCACGTTCGTGTTCACCGCGATCTTCGCCGACTTCATCGCGCGCTATGATCCCTTGACGATCGATTCCGCCGGTGCGCTGGCTCGCCCGAGCCTGGCACACTGGATGGGCACGGACTCCTTTGGCCGCGACGTGTTCAGCCGCATCATCCATGGTGCACGCATCTCGCTTGCGGTGGGCATCGGATCGACCGCGCTTGGCGGCTCGATCGGCGTCGTCGTGGGGCTGACGTCCGGCTATCTCTCCGGCTGGGTCGATCTCGTGTTCCAGCGCGTCTCCGACATTTTGCAGGCGCTGCCGCTGCTGGTCCTGGCCCTGATCATGACGGCCGCGCTCGGTCCATCACTGCCGAACGTCATCCTCGCCATTGCCATTCCGCTGATCCCGACCGTCTCGCGCGTCGTCCGCGCCAACACGCTGGCGCTGCGCGAGCAACCGTTTGTGGAAGCGGCGAAATCGATCGGCATGAGCGAGGTGCGGATCGCGCTCCGCCACGTGCTGCCGAACACGCTCGCGCCGCTGATCGTGCTGGCGACCGCCCAGCTCGGATCGACCATCCTCACCGAAGCCTCGCTCTCCTTCCTCGGTCTCGGCATTCCCGAGCCCTATCCATCCTGGGGCCGCATGCTGTCGGAATCCGCCGCCGAATATGTCCGCACCGCGCCGTGGCTGGTGATCTTCCCGGGCATCGCCATCAGCCTCGCCGTGTTCGGCGCCAATTTGTTCGGCGACGCCCTGCGCGACATCCTCGATCCCCGGCAGCGCGGCTGA
- a CDS encoding ABC transporter ATP-binding protein: MTKESDLVLEVKNLKTVFFTNSGLFKAVDDISFTVKRGETLAIVGESGCGKSVTALSLMRLVPDPPGRIVGGSVTLEGTDLLALDEAEMRAVRGNRISMIFQEPMTSLNPVMRIGDQIVEAVRLHRAMSTREARDVAVEMLRLVRIPEPARRAREYPHQLSGGMRQRAMIAMALACRPALLIADEPTTALDVTIQAQILALILDLQKELGTGLVLITHDLGVVAQTAQRVIVMYAGRKVEEASVEALFAAPKHPYTRGLMASIPAVPASGVPAPARLNEIPGTVPSLVRLPQGCAFAPRCKLAVKRCEAEYPPLADWGGGHLAACWRAAEVAEVA; the protein is encoded by the coding sequence ATGACGAAAGAATCCGATCTCGTGCTCGAGGTGAAGAACCTGAAGACGGTGTTCTTCACGAACTCCGGCCTGTTCAAGGCCGTCGACGACATCTCGTTTACCGTGAAGCGCGGCGAGACGCTGGCGATCGTCGGCGAATCCGGTTGCGGCAAGAGTGTCACCGCACTGTCGCTGATGCGGCTGGTGCCAGATCCGCCCGGCCGCATCGTCGGCGGGTCCGTCACGCTCGAAGGCACCGATCTGCTGGCACTAGATGAAGCAGAGATGCGCGCTGTCAGGGGCAATCGTATCTCCATGATCTTCCAGGAGCCGATGACCTCGCTCAATCCGGTGATGCGGATCGGCGACCAGATCGTCGAGGCGGTGCGGCTGCATCGGGCGATGTCAACCAGGGAAGCCCGCGACGTCGCGGTCGAGATGCTGCGGCTGGTGCGCATTCCCGAACCGGCACGGCGCGCGCGCGAATATCCGCACCAGCTCTCCGGCGGCATGCGTCAACGCGCGATGATCGCGATGGCGCTGGCGTGCCGGCCGGCGCTGCTGATCGCGGACGAGCCGACCACAGCGCTCGACGTCACCATCCAGGCGCAGATCCTGGCGCTGATCCTCGATCTTCAGAAAGAGCTCGGCACCGGCCTCGTGCTGATTACCCACGACCTCGGCGTCGTCGCGCAGACCGCGCAGCGCGTCATCGTGATGTATGCGGGCCGGAAGGTCGAGGAAGCCAGCGTCGAGGCGCTGTTCGCCGCGCCAAAACATCCCTACACGCGCGGGCTGATGGCCTCGATCCCGGCGGTGCCCGCATCCGGCGTCCCCGCTCCGGCGCGGCTGAACGAAATTCCAGGCACGGTACCGTCACTGGTGCGGCTGCCGCAGGGCTGCGCCTTTGCGCCGCGCTGCAAGCTCGCCGTGAAGCGCTGCGAGGCCGAATATCCACCGCTCGCCGATTGGGGCGGCGGCCATCTCGCCGCTTGCTGGCGCGCGGCCGAAGTCGCGGAGGTGGCATGA
- a CDS encoding ABC transporter ATP-binding protein, translated as MSEALLEVTDLKKHYPVRAGVLRRQVGTVHAVDGVSFSVGTGETLGLVGESGCGKSTVARSVLRLVEPTSGQIRIAGEDITHLSKTALRPHRRSMQIVFQDPFASLNPRMTAGDIVGEPLAVHGLATGRALEARVAKLFEQVGLRPDQMRNFPHQFSGGQRQRICIARALALEPRLIVCDEPVSALDVSIQAQVINLLIDLQRQHGFSYLFIAHDLAVVAHISHRVAVMYLGRIVEIADKDELFRNPRHPYTQALLASVPIANPLAKKLTPLVDGDVPSPVNPPPGCAFHTRCRFAMERCKTERPALMDAGDGHRVACLLNDGTGRPSAIP; from the coding sequence ATGAGCGAAGCGCTGCTGGAAGTCACCGATCTCAAAAAGCATTATCCGGTCCGCGCCGGCGTGCTGCGCAGGCAGGTCGGCACCGTGCATGCGGTCGACGGCGTCTCATTTTCGGTCGGCACTGGCGAGACGCTGGGCCTCGTCGGCGAATCCGGCTGCGGCAAATCAACGGTGGCACGCAGCGTGCTGCGGCTGGTCGAGCCGACCTCGGGCCAGATCCGCATCGCAGGCGAGGACATCACCCATCTCTCCAAGACGGCGCTGCGGCCACATCGCCGTTCGATGCAGATCGTGTTCCAGGACCCGTTCGCCTCGCTCAATCCGCGCATGACCGCGGGCGACATCGTCGGCGAGCCTCTGGCCGTGCATGGTCTTGCCACCGGCAGGGCGCTGGAAGCGCGCGTCGCGAAACTGTTCGAGCAGGTCGGCTTGCGGCCCGACCAGATGCGCAATTTTCCGCATCAATTCTCCGGCGGCCAGCGCCAGCGCATCTGCATCGCCCGGGCGCTGGCGCTCGAACCGCGCCTGATCGTCTGCGACGAGCCGGTCTCCGCGCTCGACGTCTCGATCCAGGCGCAGGTGATCAATCTCCTGATCGATTTGCAACGGCAGCATGGCTTCTCCTATCTCTTCATCGCGCACGACCTCGCGGTGGTCGCCCATATCAGCCACCGCGTCGCCGTAATGTATCTCGGCCGCATCGTCGAAATCGCCGACAAGGACGAGCTGTTTCGTAACCCGCGCCATCCCTACACGCAGGCCCTGCTCGCCTCCGTGCCGATCGCCAACCCGCTCGCGAAGAAGCTCACGCCTCTGGTGGACGGCGATGTGCCGAGCCCGGTCAATCCGCCGCCCGGCTGCGCGTTTCACACGCGCTGCCGGTTTGCGATGGAGCGGTGCAAGACGGAGCGCCCGGCGCTGATGGATGCGGGCGACGGACATCGGGTGGCGTGTTTGCTCAATGACGGGACGGGGCGTCCGAGTGCGATCCCGTAG